Below is a genomic region from Persicimonas caeni.
CACGCCCAGCAAGCCGAGCTCTTCGGCCACGATCGTGCCGATGAAGTCGTTCCAAAGCTCGGGCACGTAGCCCAGCTTGCCGGTGCCGTTCCCGAGGCCCACGCCGGTCAACCCGCCCGAGCCAATGGAGATGAGCGACTCGCTGATTTGGTAGCCGATTCCGGTGCGGTAGCTGAACGGGTCCAGATAGGCTTGGACACGCTCCATGCGGTACTCGCGGGCGGTGATGGCAAAGTAAGCGAGCACGCCACCGGCGACGACAAAGCCGCTCAGATAGCGGATCTTGGCGCCGCTCACGAACAGCAAGATCCCCATGATGGTCAACAGGATCACCGACGAACCGAAGTCGGGCTGCTGCATGAGCAGGCCGACAAACAGCCCCACCATGGCCACGTGCGGGACGAAAGCGACGCTGAATTTGTCCATCTTGTCGCCCTTTTTGCTCACGGAGTACGCCATGAACATCACCGTGGCGATCTTGGCGACCTCGGCAGGCTGGAAGCTCATCCCTCCGATACTAAACCAACGCTGCGCGCCGTTTTGGACCGCGCCGATGCCCGGGATCAGGACCAGAATGAGCATGATGAAGGTCCCCCCGAGGATGGGATAGACCAGCCGCTGGTACCAGCGATAGTCGAGGCGAAGCGCCCCGAAGAGCACCACCACGCCGAGCACGATCTTTTGGAGCTGATTTTTGACCAAGTAGAGGTGGTCGCCAAACTTGTCGGCCGCCATCACGGCGCTGGCCGAGTACAGCATCACCACACCAAAGCCGACGAGCAAGAACACCGAGGCCAGAAGCCACATGTCCCAGCTCGAGTCGGACTCGGCGTCGGCCGTCTTGACCGGCCGCTGATTGGCAAGGGTAGAGAGAAGGTCGGTACTCATCGTCGGCCCTCCGTGGCCTACGTCGTACTACTTCCTCACTCAGCGCAGTTTGAGCGAGGCTAATGCAATCAGACTCAACAATATCGCGATAATCCAAAAGCGCACGATAATCTTCGGCTCCGGCCACCCCTTCATCTCGAAGTGGTGGTGGATCGGCGCCATGCGAAACACCCGCTTGCCGGTCAGCTTATAGCTGGTGGTCTGGGTGATGACGCTGATCGCCTCGACCAAGAAGATACCGAAGATGATCGTCGACAACAGCTCGTGTTTGGTGACCACGGCCAGCGTGCCCAGCGCGCCGCCGAGCGACAAACTGCCCACATCACCCATGAAGACCTGTGCCGGAAACGCGTTGTACCACAAAAAGCCGACGCCCGCGCCAATGATCGAGGCGCAGAAGATGGCGAGTTCTTGGGCGCCCTCGACCTTGGGAATCATCAGGTATGCCGCCAGGTCGAATTTGCGAATTTCGGTGACGCCATCGACGACGACCTCGTAGCCGAGGACTGTGGCGGAGCTGTAGGCGAGGATCAAGAATGTCCCGGCCGCGACAATGACCGGCCCGATGGCGAGTCCGTCGAGGCCGTCGGTCAGGTTGACCGCGTTCGCCGTGCCGACGATGACGAGCAACGCAAAGGGCACGTACACCGCCAGCGGCAGCTGCAGCGAGAATTTCTCGGTACTCACGAACGGCAGATACAGCGTCGTCGAGTAGTCGAAGACCTCGAAGTTGAACATGATCATCATGGCGCCGGCAGCGACGCCGAATTCGATCAGAAGTCGCCACTTGCCCGACAATCCCGCCGAGGACTGACCGCTGAGTTTCATGTAATCGTCGAAGAACCCCACCACCCCGAAGAGCACGGTGATACCGAGCACCACGCCGACATAGGGGTTTTTGAGGTCGGCCCACATCAGCGTCGAAAAGACGACGGCAAACAAAATGAGCACCCCGCCCATCGTGGGCGTGCCCGCTTTGCTGAAGTGGCTCTCCGGCCCGTCCTCGCGGATCACTTGGCCGATCTGGCGCATCTGCAACTTGCGGATGAACCAGGGGTACAAAAACATGCTCAAGAGCAGCGACGTCATCATCGCCGCCACGGTCCGGAAGCTGACGTAGCGAAATACGTTCAGCGGTCCGAACTCATCTTTGAGCCAGAAGAACAGTTCAAAAAGCATGATCTCGTCCTGCCAGTCGACTAAAACGGGGCCAGAAACCGCCAAAACCCGAATCTTTTTCGGGCTTTGGACAAGTCAGGTTTGTTCGACGGGTCGTTTTTCGCCTTTTGCTTCGATCAGGTCAACCACTCTTTCGAGTCTTGCGCCTCGGCTCGCCTTCAAGAAGACGAACGCTGGCCCCTTGGACGCCAGCCAGCGGGCGGCGTGAGCGACCTCGGCAAATCCTTTGGCCTCGAGAGGTCCGGCAGCATTGGCGCGGGCAGCCTCGGCCATTTTGTCGGCGAACTCGCCGACGGCGATAAACGCATCGAGGCGCTTGTGCCCGGCGATCGCCGCGGCCACCTCGAGGTGCCACTCCTCGGCGTCGGCGCCCAACTCGAGCATCTCGCCGATGATCGCCACGCGCGGCCGTTCGTCGGGGTCGTTCGTCCCCATGAAGGCATCAAAAGAGGCTTTCATGCTCGACGGATTGGCGTTGTAGGCATCGTCGACAAAACACTTCTCGTCCACCTCGACCACCCGCCAACGGCCCTGCGGCAGCGCCAACTCGGCGAGTTGGGCGTTGCACATATCTTCGCGCAGGCTCAGTCCGCGGGCCAGAAGCGTCGCGATCGATGTGCCGACGTTGAGCGCGTGGTGCTCGCCGGGAATCGGCAAACAAATGGTCCACTCGTCGTCGCCGAAGCTGACCGAAACTCGAAGCGCCTCTCGCCCTGCCTCGTCCGGCTCGAGCAGTCTCACGGTCAGATCGGCCTCTTCTTCGAAGCCGACGGTGATGACGCGGCCGGGGAAATCGGCACCAATGAGGTTATCGACCTCGGTATACGGCACGATGGCCGTCGTCTCTTCGTCAGCCCCCTCGAAAATCTCGGACTTGCCGCGCCGAATGCCGTCGACCGAGCCGAACCCCTCGATATGGGCCACGCCGATCGAGGTGATAATCCGCTCGGTGCCCGGAGCGAGCGCCACCAGGTGAGAAATCTCGTCGGGACCGTTCGCTCCCATCTCGAGGACCAAATGGTCGCAATCGGCCGGAATGTCGCACAAGACGAGCGGCACGCCGATGTGGTTGTTCAGGTTGCCGGGGGTGGCGAAGACCGCGCCGCGCACGCCCCAGAGCAAGGCGAGCATCTCTTTGACGGTGGTCTTGCCGTTCGAACCGGTCACGTCGATGGTGTGCAACCCGGCCTCGCTCGCCTCCTGCCACACTGCCGTTCCAAGCGCCGTCAGCCCGTCGAGGGTATCGTCGACGATTACCAGCGGGAGGTCGGTGTCGAGGCCTTCGGTGCGATCGACCATCGCGGCGACCGCCCCGGCCTCCTCTGCCCGAGCCAAGAAGTCATGAGCGTCGAAGTTCTCGCCGCGAAGGGCCACGAACAGTTCGCCGCCTTTGAGGGAACGAGTATCCGAGGAGACTCGGCTAGGCCGGATATTCGCGGCGTCGGCGCCCTGCAGGTGCCCGCCAACCGCATCGGCAATCTTGGCGAGT
It encodes:
- a CDS encoding UDP-N-acetylmuramoyl-tripeptide--D-alanyl-D-alanine ligase produces the protein MAGILPDNSLEPRRIASWTLAKIADAVGGHLQGADAANIRPSRVSSDTRSLKGGELFVALRGENFDAHDFLARAEEAGAVAAMVDRTEGLDTDLPLVIVDDTLDGLTALGTAVWQEASEAGLHTIDVTGSNGKTTVKEMLALLWGVRGAVFATPGNLNNHIGVPLVLCDIPADCDHLVLEMGANGPDEISHLVALAPGTERIITSIGVAHIEGFGSVDGIRRGKSEIFEGADEETTAIVPYTEVDNLIGADFPGRVITVGFEEEADLTVRLLEPDEAGREALRVSVSFGDDEWTICLPIPGEHHALNVGTSIATLLARGLSLREDMCNAQLAELALPQGRWRVVEVDEKCFVDDAYNANPSSMKASFDAFMGTNDPDERPRVAIIGEMLELGADAEEWHLEVAAAIAGHKRLDAFIAVGEFADKMAEAARANAAGPLEAKGFAEVAHAARWLASKGPAFVFLKASRGARLERVVDLIEAKGEKRPVEQT
- the mraY gene encoding phospho-N-acetylmuramoyl-pentapeptide-transferase gives rise to the protein MLFELFFWLKDEFGPLNVFRYVSFRTVAAMMTSLLLSMFLYPWFIRKLQMRQIGQVIREDGPESHFSKAGTPTMGGVLILFAVVFSTLMWADLKNPYVGVVLGITVLFGVVGFFDDYMKLSGQSSAGLSGKWRLLIEFGVAAGAMMIMFNFEVFDYSTTLYLPFVSTEKFSLQLPLAVYVPFALLVIVGTANAVNLTDGLDGLAIGPVIVAAGTFLILAYSSATVLGYEVVVDGVTEIRKFDLAAYLMIPKVEGAQELAIFCASIIGAGVGFLWYNAFPAQVFMGDVGSLSLGGALGTLAVVTKHELLSTIIFGIFLVEAISVITQTTSYKLTGKRVFRMAPIHHHFEMKGWPEPKIIVRFWIIAILLSLIALASLKLR
- the ftsW gene encoding putative lipid II flippase FtsW yields the protein MSTDLLSTLANQRPVKTADAESDSSWDMWLLASVFLLVGFGVVMLYSASAVMAADKFGDHLYLVKNQLQKIVLGVVVLFGALRLDYRWYQRLVYPILGGTFIMLILVLIPGIGAVQNGAQRWFSIGGMSFQPAEVAKIATVMFMAYSVSKKGDKMDKFSVAFVPHVAMVGLFVGLLMQQPDFGSSVILLTIMGILLFVSGAKIRYLSGFVVAGGVLAYFAITAREYRMERVQAYLDPFSYRTGIGYQISESLISIGSGGLTGVGLGNGTGKLGYVPELWNDFIGTIVAEELGLLGVVLLVGLFMTFLWRGTKIAFEANDEFGRYLAFGLTALIGMQAVANLCVVTGLLPNKGLTLPFVSFGGSSMIVALFSVGVLLNISKNQPDYWELNREEREARKAERRWKKKKRRILDRRDDLRNDLDL